A stretch of Flavobacterium sp. N2270 DNA encodes these proteins:
- a CDS encoding LamG-like jellyroll fold domain-containing protein: MKQKLYFLMVTLFMAVTSFSQTLDQSWAPASPGGGTFSASPTQDVGQSFIAGVTGDLSQINLRLINSTLSPSTTFVPGDFQVRIFNGNGYGGSVLNTTVVNITSVSTSYQEQIVTLSSVVPIIQGNSYTIDFRGLTGTVGIHGADSGYANGGLYFSNGSTGLYNSYDLWFKTFVTLSTPATHLNFDGVNDRVELSNESNFDFTSTFSMEAWIRVTSFTVDWQTVISKGEQGPRIHRYSNTNFIAFGTGLGDDLASTVSVNDGNWHHIAATCNNGFKSLYVDGVLQGTQTVGTPLVTNNDNVRIGSQIDSYSPIRAFHGDIDEVRFWNVARTAEQISGSRNCELQGSETGLVAYYKFNQGIDASDNSTIISLTDATANANNGTLVNFTKTGAVSNFLAGSPITTGSIVPSVATVTTPVTYNQGATATALTATTGANGTGLVWYTTATGGTGTTTAPTPSTATAGSTSYWVATTNANGCESARTEIVVTVLTPATHLNFDGVNDYVILSTTPSNIPSGNTNYTLEAMINPSQLGDKGIIGWGDYGTAHKVNALRLSAAGIFNYWWGNDLYVPYTFNTNTWYHLAATYNGTTRSIFINGVLVGSDTPTTSSHNVTNTSNVTIGRTWNAEYFSGSIDEVRIWNRALPLAEIQNNMDCELPSPSTQNGLVAYYQFNQGFNGADNTTLTTITDVSGNANNGTLTNFARTGTTSNFLVGSPIVIGTNCAVLSSSNFETANNIKMYPNPTNNFVTVEINDLTNAKLQVLDITGKILMNQALNANSNNVDVQHLPSGMYLFKVSSNEGISTGKIIKN; this comes from the coding sequence ATGAAACAAAAACTTTACTTTTTAATGGTGACCCTTTTTATGGCAGTTACTTCTTTTTCGCAAACTTTAGATCAATCATGGGCTCCTGCTTCACCAGGAGGAGGAACTTTTTCGGCTAGTCCTACACAAGATGTAGGGCAGAGTTTTATTGCTGGAGTTACAGGTGATTTAAGTCAAATAAACCTCCGGTTGATTAATAGTACATTATCACCATCAACTACCTTTGTACCTGGTGACTTTCAAGTCAGAATATTTAATGGGAATGGTTATGGAGGGTCAGTATTAAATACAACAGTTGTTAATATTACTAGTGTTTCTACAAGTTATCAAGAACAGATTGTTACATTATCTTCAGTTGTTCCTATAATTCAAGGGAATAGTTATACTATAGATTTTAGAGGTTTAACAGGTACTGTTGGTATTCATGGAGCTGATTCAGGTTATGCAAACGGTGGTTTGTATTTTTCAAACGGTAGCACGGGTTTATATAATAGTTACGATTTATGGTTTAAAACTTTTGTAACGTTATCTACGCCAGCAACGCATTTAAATTTTGATGGTGTTAATGATAGAGTAGAATTATCAAATGAATCTAATTTCGATTTTACTTCTACTTTTTCAATGGAAGCTTGGATTCGAGTAACTTCTTTTACCGTAGATTGGCAAACTGTAATTTCTAAAGGAGAGCAAGGACCAAGAATTCATCGTTATAGCAATACTAATTTTATTGCATTTGGTACAGGTCTTGGAGATGATTTAGCATCAACTGTTTCTGTTAATGATGGAAATTGGCATCACATAGCTGCTACTTGTAATAATGGGTTTAAATCGTTGTATGTAGACGGTGTATTACAAGGTACACAAACTGTAGGGACTCCATTAGTGACAAATAATGATAATGTAAGAATTGGAAGTCAAATAGATTCTTATAGCCCAATAAGAGCATTTCATGGAGATATAGACGAGGTTCGTTTTTGGAACGTTGCTAGAACAGCAGAACAAATCAGCGGTTCAAGAAACTGTGAATTACAAGGTTCAGAAACAGGTTTAGTAGCGTATTATAAATTCAATCAAGGTATAGATGCGTCAGATAACAGTACTATAATTTCATTAACAGATGCTACTGCAAACGCAAATAATGGAACTTTAGTTAATTTTACAAAAACAGGAGCAGTTTCTAACTTTTTAGCTGGTTCACCAATTACAACAGGTTCTATAGTTCCTTCTGTAGCTACAGTTACAACACCAGTAACTTATAATCAAGGAGCAACTGCAACTGCATTAACTGCAACAACAGGTGCAAATGGTACAGGATTAGTATGGTATACGACTGCTACTGGTGGTACAGGCACTACAACAGCTCCAACACCAAGTACTGCAACCGCAGGTTCAACTTCTTACTGGGTTGCTACTACCAATGCAAATGGTTGTGAAAGTGCAAGAACAGAAATTGTGGTTACTGTATTAACACCAGCAACGCATTTAAACTTTGATGGAGTTAATGATTATGTTATTTTATCTACAACACCAAGTAATATACCAAGCGGTAATACAAATTACACTTTAGAAGCAATGATAAACCCATCTCAATTAGGAGATAAAGGGATTATTGGATGGGGAGATTATGGTACTGCGCATAAAGTAAATGCATTACGGTTGAGTGCAGCAGGAATTTTTAATTATTGGTGGGGCAATGATTTATATGTGCCTTATACTTTTAATACTAATACATGGTATCACTTGGCAGCAACGTATAATGGTACAACACGAAGTATTTTTATTAATGGAGTTTTAGTTGGTTCTGATACTCCAACAACAAGTTCACATAATGTAACAAACACAAGTAATGTAACAATTGGAAGAACTTGGAATGCTGAATATTTCAGTGGTTCTATAGACGAAGTTCGAATTTGGAATAGAGCATTACCTTTAGCGGAAATTCAAAATAATATGGATTGCGAATTACCAAGCCCTTCAACTCAAAATGGTTTAGTGGCTTATTATCAATTCAACCAAGGTTTTAATGGTGCAGATAATACAACTCTTACTACAATTACAGATGTTTCTGGAAATGCTAATAATGGAACATTAACCAATTTTGCTAGAACTGGTACAACATCCAACTTTTTAGTTGGTTCACCAATTGTAATAGGAACTAATTGTGCGGTATTAAGTTCATCAAATTTTGAAACTGCTAACAATATTAAAATGTATCCAAATCCAACTAATAATTTTGTAACGGTAGAGATAAATGATTTAACCAATGCAAAATTACAAGTACTAGATATTACAGGTAAAATATTAATGAATCAAGCGTTGAATGCAAATTCTAATAACGTTGATGTACAACATTTACCTTCTGGTATGTATTTGTTTAAAGTATCTTCAAACGAAGGAATTTCAACAGGTAAAATAATCAAAAATTAA
- a CDS encoding T9SS type A sorting domain-containing protein, with translation MKTKKLLSFLTIVFYLGMSNCYSQQSPTSSGGDLIGSNGSVAYSVGQIVYTTNTGSNGSVSQGVQQPYEISEVLASEDFSELINDLIVYPNPSTDVLTINMSNSNGLELDYAIIDVTGKVLKSKKNIENETSIVVSDLPSAIYFLQITNKNKEVKTFKIIKK, from the coding sequence ATGAAAACAAAAAAACTATTATCTTTTTTAACAATTGTCTTCTACTTAGGTATGTCCAATTGTTATTCACAACAATCTCCTACTTCATCTGGAGGAGATCTAATAGGTTCAAACGGATCTGTAGCTTACTCAGTTGGACAAATAGTGTACACTACCAATACAGGTTCAAATGGTTCTGTGAGTCAAGGAGTTCAACAACCTTATGAAATTTCTGAAGTATTAGCTTCTGAAGATTTTTCAGAATTAATAAATGACTTAATTGTTTATCCAAATCCTTCAACTGATGTGTTAACAATAAACATGTCTAATAGTAATGGATTAGAATTAGATTACGCAATTATAGATGTAACAGGTAAAGTTTTAAAATCTAAAAAAAATATTGAAAATGAAACAAGCATTGTTGTTTCAGACCTGCCTTCTGCCATCTATTTTTTACAAATTACAAACAAAAATAAAGAAGTTAAAACTTTTAAAATTATTAAAAAATAA